One Actinospica robiniae DSM 44927 genomic region harbors:
- a CDS encoding response regulator codes for MTSAEQTGQDILVVDDEPAVREALRAGLEFEGYRVTTAADGLGALEQMAKAMPDALVLDVMMPRMDGLTVLRRVRSFNQTIPVLLLTARDTVGDRVTGLDVGADDYLTKPFDLDELLARIRAMLRRGALLTEAVQAAEEQYEELLEYQDLRMDLLTRDVLRGDRQIELTRTEFSLLEMFLRHPRQVLAREQLLTSIWGFDFGPTSNSLDVYVMYLRRKTEAGGERRLLHTVRGVGYVLRADQAAPGRGEKGEEPQDEAESKAETP; via the coding sequence ATGACCTCAGCCGAGCAGACCGGGCAGGACATCCTCGTCGTCGACGACGAGCCCGCCGTGCGCGAGGCGCTGCGCGCGGGACTCGAGTTCGAAGGCTACCGGGTCACCACGGCCGCGGACGGCCTCGGCGCGCTCGAGCAGATGGCCAAGGCCATGCCGGACGCCCTCGTGCTGGACGTGATGATGCCGCGGATGGACGGCCTGACCGTGCTGCGCCGCGTGCGGTCGTTCAACCAGACCATCCCGGTGCTCTTGCTCACCGCCCGCGACACCGTCGGCGACCGCGTCACCGGCCTCGACGTGGGCGCGGACGACTACCTGACCAAGCCGTTCGACCTCGACGAGCTGCTCGCCCGGATCCGAGCCATGCTGCGCCGCGGCGCCCTGCTCACCGAGGCGGTGCAGGCCGCCGAGGAGCAGTACGAGGAGCTGCTCGAGTACCAGGACCTGCGGATGGACCTGCTCACCCGGGACGTCTTGCGCGGCGACCGGCAGATCGAGCTGACCCGTACCGAGTTCTCGCTGCTCGAGATGTTCCTGCGCCACCCGCGCCAGGTGCTCGCCCGGGAGCAGCTGCTCACCTCGATCTGGGGCTTCGACTTCGGCCCCACCTCGAACTCGCTGGACGTGTACGTGATGTACCTGCGCCGCAAGACCGAGGCCGGCGGCGAGCGGCGCCTGCTGCACACCGTCCGCGGCGTCGGCTACGTCCTGCGCGCCGACCAGGCCGCGCCCGGCCGCGGCGAGAAGGGCGAGGAGCCCCAGGACGAAGCGGAGTCGAAGGCCGAGACGCCGTGA
- a CDS encoding ABC transporter permease: MFFTYLGRELRRRSRQALVIALGLALGIGLTITVSAYSAGVKAAQTQVLKSLYGVGTDITVTQTATRGSGGDQTFGAQGQSQTGSGTKTTSVSQDTARVTPGTGTIAGATLTKIQKLSGVSGAVGSLSLSDFNVSGALKQSVTQVPDSQSTSGAGRYNGGGGGGGSFQAGPPSFSGSFSQTTIEGVDVTDSSIGPLSSLSLSSGRALAASDAKAKVAVVNKSYATQKSIKVGSTQTLGGTKFTVVGIVSTTSSEDYFIPLYEAQTISDNANKVTTVYVKAASSTQIDSVASSIKKTASGSTVSTSAQLASSVSGSLSSAGSLIVNLGKWLSIAVLAAAFLVAVLFTVSAVSRRTREFGTLKAIGWTSRRVVRQVIGESIVTGIVGGALGVGIGFAGAAAIKKFAPTLTASGTTSNASNTNGGSFPGGGNAPGGGAANTANDIVVHLGAPVSLGILGLAVALAVLGGLLAGGIGGWRASSLRPADALSKVA; encoded by the coding sequence ATGTTCTTCACCTACCTGGGCCGGGAGCTGCGCAGGCGCAGTCGCCAAGCCCTCGTCATCGCGCTCGGACTGGCGCTCGGCATCGGACTGACCATCACCGTCAGCGCCTACTCGGCCGGCGTGAAGGCGGCCCAGACGCAGGTGCTCAAGTCCCTCTACGGTGTCGGCACCGACATCACCGTCACCCAGACGGCCACCCGCGGCTCCGGCGGCGACCAGACCTTCGGCGCCCAGGGCCAGAGCCAGACCGGCTCCGGCACGAAGACCACCTCGGTCAGCCAGGACACCGCGCGGGTCACGCCCGGCACCGGCACGATCGCCGGCGCCACGCTGACCAAGATCCAGAAGCTGTCCGGCGTCTCCGGCGCGGTCGGCAGCCTCTCGCTCTCCGACTTCAACGTCTCCGGCGCGCTCAAGCAGTCGGTGACGCAGGTGCCGGACAGCCAGAGCACCTCCGGCGCCGGGCGCTACAACGGCGGCGGTGGCGGGGGCGGCAGCTTCCAGGCCGGACCGCCGTCCTTCAGCGGCAGCTTCAGCCAGACCACCATCGAGGGCGTCGACGTCACCGACTCCTCGATCGGCCCGCTCTCCTCGCTCTCCCTCAGCTCCGGCCGCGCCCTGGCCGCGAGCGACGCCAAGGCCAAGGTCGCCGTCGTCAACAAGAGCTACGCGACCCAGAAGTCCATCAAGGTCGGTAGCACCCAGACGCTCGGCGGCACCAAGTTCACCGTCGTCGGCATCGTCTCCACGACGTCGTCCGAGGACTACTTCATCCCGCTGTACGAGGCCCAGACGATCTCGGACAACGCGAACAAGGTCACCACGGTCTACGTGAAGGCCGCGAGCAGCACCCAGATCGACTCCGTCGCCAGTTCGATCAAGAAGACCGCCTCCGGCTCGACCGTCTCGACCTCGGCCCAGCTCGCCAGCTCCGTCAGCGGCTCGCTCTCCTCGGCCGGCTCGCTGATCGTCAACCTCGGCAAGTGGCTCTCGATCGCCGTGCTGGCGGCCGCGTTCCTGGTCGCGGTGCTCTTCACGGTCTCCGCCGTGAGCCGGCGCACCCGGGAGTTCGGCACGCTCAAGGCGATCGGCTGGACCTCGCGCCGGGTGGTGCGCCAGGTGATCGGCGAGTCCATCGTCACCGGCATCGTCGGCGGCGCGCTCGGCGTCGGCATCGGCTTCGCCGGCGCGGCGGCCATCAAGAAGTTCGCCCCGACGCTCACCGCCTCCGGCACCACCAGCAACGCCAGCAACACCAACGGCGGTAGCTTCCCGGGCGGCGGCAACGCCCCCGGCGGCGGCGCCGCGAACACCGCCAACGACATCGTGGTGCACCTGGGCGCCCCGGTCAGCCTGGGCATCCTCGGCCTCGCCGTGGCCCTCGCCGTGCTCGGCGGCCTGCTTGCCGGCGGCATCGGCGGCTGGCGCGCCTCCTCCCTCCGCCCGGCCGACGCCCTGAGCAAGGTCGCCTAG
- a CDS encoding AAA family ATPase, translating into MYLIRVDVPDARDPRRTRHSRLEFTRPDGDFAGWTVVVGRSQTGKSRLLAEISLAADGVAGEDPYAVAWSGEAAPICLYYVERRPAAASVAATTDSDEVDIELIAGLDPVEDIHIATFALEISQALRHRGADRDAAAVVLIDDVEAHLHPVWQRRIGPWLTSRFPRTQFIATTNSPYVCQAADPGGLIRLLGPREHYAAEVVGPELYQRVVYGSADDAALSELFNLDSAYSERAQRIRAELVELEREIVRGRASAAEEVRHRELSRLLTSSTSARADEIAVRRRERRREER; encoded by the coding sequence GTGTATCTGATCCGCGTCGACGTGCCCGACGCGCGCGATCCGCGTCGGACACGGCATTCTCGGCTGGAGTTCACCCGGCCCGACGGCGACTTCGCGGGCTGGACCGTCGTGGTCGGACGGAGCCAGACGGGCAAGAGCAGGCTGCTGGCGGAGATCTCGCTCGCGGCGGACGGCGTGGCCGGCGAGGACCCCTACGCGGTGGCCTGGTCCGGCGAGGCCGCGCCGATCTGCCTCTACTACGTCGAGCGGCGGCCGGCCGCAGCGAGCGTCGCGGCCACAACGGACTCCGACGAGGTCGATATCGAGCTCATTGCCGGGCTCGACCCGGTCGAGGACATCCACATCGCCACGTTCGCCCTCGAAATCTCGCAGGCACTGCGCCATCGCGGCGCCGACCGGGACGCGGCCGCCGTCGTGCTGATCGACGACGTGGAGGCGCACCTGCACCCGGTCTGGCAGCGGCGGATCGGCCCGTGGCTCACCAGCCGATTCCCGCGCACGCAGTTCATCGCCACGACTAATAGCCCTTACGTCTGCCAGGCCGCTGACCCCGGCGGCCTGATCCGGCTTCTCGGCCCGCGCGAGCACTACGCCGCGGAGGTGGTCGGGCCGGAGCTCTACCAGCGCGTGGTCTACGGCTCGGCCGACGACGCCGCACTCTCCGAACTGTTCAACCTCGACTCGGCGTATTCCGAGCGGGCGCAACGGATCCGAGCCGAGCTCGTCGAGCTGGAACGGGAGATCGTGCGCGGCCGGGCGAGCGCGGCCGAGGAGGTACGGCACCGCGAACTCAGCCGCCTGCTCACCAGCTCCACCTCGGCGCGGGCCGACGAGATCGCGGTGCGCCGCCGGGAACGACGGCGGGAAGAGCGGTGA
- a CDS encoding HNH endonuclease translates to MIPITRLELPEHTRRGLQEQTSKIAAARDRLREAHRLWQNRIVRTSILPTLRATLADMSPGIKRCMYCGDSLGTDIEHFEPVKIRPIRTFDWHNHLLACSYCNSRQKQDKFPLAADGTPLLLDPTLDDPAEHLHLALAAGVYVDLTPRGKATIDLFDLNRGELVKGRDHALRANRRLLRDWREAAEDDDVDAVHECLCDLREQPVAEVALALLQQANSAAVAQLFARDPATLAHLRRPETLALAAEVFTTSAADW, encoded by the coding sequence GTGATTCCGATCACCCGGCTCGAATTGCCCGAACACACCCGGCGCGGCCTGCAGGAGCAGACCTCGAAGATAGCCGCCGCCCGGGACCGGCTGCGTGAGGCGCATCGCTTGTGGCAGAACCGGATCGTGCGCACCTCCATCCTGCCGACGCTGCGCGCGACCCTCGCCGACATGTCGCCGGGAATCAAGCGGTGCATGTACTGCGGCGACAGCCTCGGCACCGACATCGAGCACTTCGAACCGGTCAAGATCCGCCCGATCCGCACCTTCGACTGGCACAACCATCTGCTCGCCTGCTCGTACTGCAACAGCCGGCAGAAACAGGACAAGTTCCCGCTCGCCGCCGACGGCACCCCGTTGTTGCTCGATCCCACCCTCGACGACCCGGCCGAGCACCTGCATCTCGCTCTCGCCGCGGGCGTCTACGTCGACCTGACGCCGCGCGGCAAGGCCACCATCGACCTGTTCGACCTCAACCGCGGCGAACTGGTCAAGGGCCGCGACCACGCGCTGCGGGCGAACCGCCGGCTGCTGCGCGACTGGCGTGAGGCGGCCGAGGACGACGACGTCGACGCAGTCCACGAATGCCTCTGCGACCTGCGTGAACAGCCCGTGGCCGAGGTCGCCCTGGCATTGCTGCAGCAGGCCAACAGCGCCGCCGTGGCGCAGCTGTTCGCGCGCGATCCGGCCACGCTCGCCCATCTGCGCCGGCCCGAGACACTCGCCCTTGCCGCCGAGGTGTTCACCACCTCCGCGGCCGACTGGTGA
- a CDS encoding DUF1028 domain-containing protein, with protein MTYSIVAANAELTQFGVAVASKFLAAGAVAPAARAAVGALATQSWANTGYKASGLAMLAGGATAAETVKALTEADELREKRQLGVVDAHGGSATYTGAECSDWAGGVSGTGYAIQGNVLAGSRVVALMEEAWLGSDPGEPLAHRLLAALKAGDAAGGDSRGRQCASIYVVGDQGTYGGDDVVVDLRVDDHADPVRELARLLDLHDMMFGKPDPNDLLTLEGTLAAEVRSLLGGRGHIAGDVSTEELDRVLASWAGIENLEARLVPGRIDPVVLEHLRRTSAGEA; from the coding sequence ATGACCTACTCGATCGTCGCCGCGAACGCCGAGCTGACCCAGTTCGGCGTAGCCGTGGCCAGTAAGTTCCTCGCCGCTGGAGCCGTCGCCCCGGCCGCCCGCGCCGCCGTCGGCGCCCTGGCCACCCAATCGTGGGCGAACACCGGCTACAAGGCGTCCGGCCTGGCCATGCTGGCCGGCGGGGCGACGGCGGCGGAGACGGTCAAGGCGCTCACCGAGGCCGACGAGCTGCGGGAGAAGCGGCAGCTCGGCGTCGTCGACGCACACGGCGGCTCCGCCACGTACACCGGCGCCGAGTGCTCCGACTGGGCCGGCGGCGTGTCCGGGACCGGGTACGCGATCCAGGGCAACGTCCTGGCCGGCTCGCGGGTCGTCGCGCTGATGGAAGAAGCCTGGCTCGGCTCCGACCCGGGGGAACCCCTGGCCCACCGCCTGCTGGCCGCCCTCAAAGCCGGCGACGCCGCCGGCGGCGACAGCCGAGGCCGCCAGTGCGCGAGCATCTACGTGGTCGGCGACCAGGGCACCTACGGCGGCGACGACGTCGTGGTCGACCTTCGCGTGGACGACCACGCGGACCCGGTGCGGGAACTGGCCCGGCTGCTCGACCTGCACGACATGATGTTCGGCAAGCCGGACCCGAACGACCTGCTGACCCTCGAAGGCACCCTCGCCGCGGAGGTCAGGTCGCTGCTCGGCGGCCGCGGCCACATCGCCGGCGACGTCTCGACCGAGGAGCTCGACCGGGTCCTGGCCTCCTGGGCCGGCATCGAGAACCTCGAAGCCCGCCTCGTGCCCGGCCGCATCGACCCGGTCGTGCTCGAACACCTGCGCCGCACCAGCGCGGGCGAGGCGTAG
- a CDS encoding bifunctional FO biosynthesis protein CofGH gives MRRALARARRGDALDLGEAELLLRARGADLEELCAVAARLRDAGLEAAGRPGVITYSKKVFIPLTRLCRDKCHYCTFVTVPGKLRREGHGLYLSPDEVLAIAREGAAMGCKEALFTLGDKPEERWPEAREWLDAHGYDDTLAYVRAMAIRVLEETGLLPHLNPGVLSWTDLQRLKPVAPSMGMMLETTATRLWSEPGGPHHGSPDKEPAVRLRVLEDAGRSSVPFTTGLLIGIGENHAERADALFAIRRVARRYQGVQEVIIQNFRAKPDTAMRAMPDAELEELAATVAVARLILGPSARIQAPPNLVESEYALLIGAGIDDWGGVSPLTPDHVNPERPWPQIEELAERTRAVGFELRERLTIYPEYLTRGEPWLDPRLLPHVRALADPETGLANPEAFPVGRPWQEAEALIPAGRTDLHESIDTRGRTEQRRGDFDDVYGDWEELRAQVGAQAPQRIDGDVREALSVAAADPTRLTDAQAMALFTADGKALDELCAIADAVRRDTVGEEVTYLVTRNINFTNVCYTGCRFCAFAQRRTDADAYTLSLDQIADRAEQAWQVGATEVCMQGGIHPDLPGTAYFDIARAVKQRVPGMHVHAFSPMEVVNGATRTGLSIREWLATAQEAGLDTIPGTAAEILDDEVRWILTKGKLPAATWVEVVTTAHSLGIRSSSTMMYGHVDEPRHWLGHLRLLADLQRRNLEQGHAGFTEFVTLPFIHTNAPVYLAGISRPGPTMRDNRAVTAMARLLLHPVIPNIQTSWVKLGPEGSAEMLRSGANDLGGTLMEETISRMAGSSYGSYESIRGLEAIAAAAGRPARQRTTTYGEVGAERSAVGREFDGHLPELLPVLES, from the coding sequence ATGCGCCGGGCACTGGCGCGGGCGCGGCGGGGCGATGCGCTCGACCTCGGCGAGGCCGAGCTGCTCTTGCGCGCCCGCGGGGCCGATCTCGAGGAGCTGTGCGCCGTCGCGGCCCGGCTCCGGGACGCGGGCCTGGAGGCGGCCGGCCGGCCCGGTGTGATCACGTACTCGAAGAAGGTCTTCATCCCACTCACCCGGCTGTGCCGGGACAAATGCCACTACTGCACCTTCGTCACCGTCCCCGGCAAGCTGCGCCGCGAGGGCCACGGCCTCTACCTCTCGCCGGACGAAGTGCTCGCCATCGCCCGCGAAGGCGCGGCGATGGGCTGCAAGGAGGCCCTGTTCACTCTCGGCGACAAGCCGGAGGAGCGCTGGCCCGAGGCGCGTGAATGGCTCGACGCGCACGGATATGACGACACGCTCGCGTACGTCCGGGCCATGGCCATCCGCGTGCTCGAGGAGACCGGCCTGCTCCCGCACCTGAACCCGGGCGTGCTGTCCTGGACCGATCTGCAGCGGCTCAAGCCCGTCGCCCCCTCGATGGGCATGATGCTCGAGACCACCGCGACCCGGCTGTGGTCCGAGCCCGGCGGCCCGCACCACGGATCCCCCGACAAGGAGCCCGCCGTCCGCCTGCGCGTGCTCGAAGACGCCGGCCGCAGCAGCGTCCCGTTCACCACCGGCCTGCTCATCGGCATCGGCGAGAACCACGCCGAACGCGCCGACGCCCTGTTCGCCATCCGCCGGGTGGCCCGGCGCTACCAGGGCGTGCAGGAAGTGATCATCCAGAACTTCCGCGCCAAGCCGGACACCGCGATGCGCGCCATGCCCGACGCCGAGCTCGAGGAGCTCGCCGCCACCGTGGCCGTCGCCCGCCTCATCCTCGGCCCGTCCGCCCGGATCCAGGCCCCGCCGAACCTGGTGGAGAGCGAATACGCGCTGCTCATCGGCGCCGGCATCGACGACTGGGGCGGCGTCTCCCCGCTCACCCCCGACCACGTCAACCCGGAACGCCCCTGGCCGCAGATCGAGGAGCTCGCCGAGCGCACCCGCGCCGTCGGCTTCGAACTGCGCGAACGCCTGACGATCTATCCGGAGTACCTCACCCGCGGCGAGCCCTGGCTCGACCCGCGCCTGCTCCCGCACGTCAGGGCCCTGGCAGACCCGGAGACCGGGCTCGCGAACCCGGAGGCGTTCCCAGTCGGCCGGCCCTGGCAGGAGGCTGAGGCGCTCATCCCGGCCGGCCGCACCGACCTGCACGAGAGCATCGACACCCGCGGCCGCACCGAGCAGCGCCGCGGCGACTTCGACGACGTATACGGCGACTGGGAGGAGCTGCGCGCCCAGGTCGGCGCCCAGGCCCCGCAGCGCATCGACGGCGACGTGCGCGAAGCCCTCAGCGTGGCCGCCGCCGATCCCACGCGCCTGACCGACGCGCAGGCCATGGCCCTGTTCACGGCCGACGGCAAGGCCCTGGACGAGCTGTGCGCCATCGCCGACGCGGTCCGCCGCGACACCGTCGGCGAGGAGGTGACCTACCTCGTCACCCGCAACATCAACTTCACCAACGTCTGCTACACCGGCTGCCGCTTCTGCGCCTTCGCCCAGCGCCGCACCGACGCCGACGCCTACACCCTGTCCCTCGACCAGATCGCCGACCGGGCCGAACAGGCCTGGCAGGTGGGCGCGACCGAGGTGTGCATGCAGGGCGGCATCCACCCCGACCTGCCCGGCACCGCGTACTTCGACATCGCCCGCGCGGTCAAGCAACGGGTGCCGGGGATGCACGTGCACGCCTTCTCGCCGATGGAAGTGGTCAACGGCGCCACCCGCACCGGCCTGTCCATCCGCGAATGGCTGGCCACGGCTCAGGAGGCCGGGCTCGACACCATCCCCGGCACCGCCGCCGAGATCCTCGACGACGAGGTCCGCTGGATCCTGACCAAGGGCAAGCTCCCCGCCGCCACCTGGGTCGAAGTCGTCACCACCGCGCACTCCCTCGGCATCCGCAGCTCCTCGACCATGATGTACGGCCACGTCGACGAGCCGCGGCACTGGCTCGGCCACCTGCGCCTGCTCGCCGACCTGCAGCGGCGCAACCTCGAGCAGGGCCACGCCGGCTTCACCGAGTTCGTCACCCTGCCGTTCATCCACACCAACGCCCCGGTCTACCTGGCCGGCATCTCCCGCCCCGGCCCCACCATGCGCGACAACCGCGCGGTGACCGCGATGGCCCGGCTGCTGCTGCACCCGGTCATCCCGAACATCCAGACCAGCTGGGTCAAGCTCGGCCCCGAAGGCTCGGCCGAGATGCTGCGCTCCGGCGCCAACGACCTCGGCGGCACCCTGATGGAGGAGACCATCTCGCGGATGGCCGGATCCTCCTACGGCAGCTACGAGTCCATCCGCGGGCTCGAGGCGATCGCCGCCGCCGCGGGGCGCCCGGCCCGCCAGCGCACCACCACCTACGGCGAGGTCGGCGCCGAACGCTCTGCTGTCGGCAGAGAATTCGACGGACACCTTCCGGAACTGCTCCCCGTGCTGGAAAGCTGA
- a CDS encoding sensor histidine kinase, which translates to MKRPRPASLLRRLTLQGRFAALAALGVAIAVVAASVICYFLVEDQLNRQIDTQLNPAQAGRMFQGGPGGHQLGGFGQPFSAESLAQALATCLGGGTDSSQPGGALPVQSGGIAITSASGQTCTQHSQNASSEFNLGSTATPTQIAVANGTEDGRFYDTYTTSGEHVRVFTQRPDKVTGFAVSNIASLAYIDSSLHSLAIELILASLGGILLAAAAGFLVARSALAPVRRLTRAAEHVAATDDLSVQLPVDGADELSRLGKAFNRMTRSLAGSRERQQRLIADAGHELRTPLTSLRTNVDLLLRSRRTGRALPPGREQAMLESVDQQLHELSGLVTDLLELSRNIEAGKRKTMQVALHESVGRAVARARLRGPGLEFDVEIEPWFVQGDPTGLDRAVVNLLDNAVKFSPAGGRITVRLRGGVYTVRDQGPGISPEDLPRVFERFYRSDSARQLPGSGLGLAIVAQVAEESGGTIRLLPAPGGGTLARLALPGGPADRAIEPGPTT; encoded by the coding sequence GTGAAGCGACCGCGGCCCGCGTCCCTGCTGCGCCGGCTGACGCTGCAGGGGCGGTTCGCGGCGCTGGCGGCGCTCGGCGTGGCCATCGCCGTGGTGGCGGCCTCGGTGATCTGCTACTTCCTGGTCGAGGACCAGCTCAACCGGCAGATCGACACCCAGCTCAACCCCGCGCAGGCCGGGCGCATGTTCCAGGGCGGGCCGGGCGGCCACCAGCTCGGCGGCTTCGGCCAGCCGTTCTCCGCCGAGAGCCTGGCGCAGGCGCTGGCCACCTGCCTGGGCGGCGGCACGGACTCGTCGCAGCCGGGCGGCGCCCTGCCGGTGCAGTCCGGGGGGATCGCGATCACCAGCGCGAGCGGCCAGACCTGCACCCAGCACAGCCAGAACGCCAGCAGCGAGTTCAACCTCGGCTCCACCGCCACGCCCACGCAGATCGCGGTCGCCAACGGCACCGAGGACGGCCGGTTCTACGACACGTACACGACGAGCGGCGAGCACGTGCGCGTGTTCACCCAGCGGCCCGACAAGGTCACCGGCTTCGCCGTCTCCAACATCGCGTCGCTGGCCTACATCGACAGCTCGCTGCACAGCCTAGCCATCGAGCTGATCCTCGCCTCACTCGGAGGCATCCTGCTGGCCGCGGCCGCCGGCTTCCTCGTCGCGCGCAGCGCGCTGGCCCCCGTGCGCCGGCTGACCAGGGCCGCCGAGCACGTCGCCGCCACCGACGACCTCTCGGTCCAGCTCCCGGTGGACGGCGCGGACGAGCTCAGCCGCCTGGGCAAGGCGTTCAACCGGATGACCCGCTCGCTGGCCGGCTCGCGCGAGCGCCAGCAGCGGCTGATCGCCGACGCCGGCCACGAATTGCGCACCCCGCTCACCTCGCTGCGCACCAATGTCGACCTGCTGCTGCGCTCCCGCCGCACCGGCCGGGCCCTGCCGCCCGGCCGCGAGCAGGCCATGCTCGAGAGCGTGGACCAGCAGCTGCACGAACTGTCCGGGCTGGTTACCGACTTGCTCGAGCTCTCCCGCAACATAGAGGCCGGCAAGCGCAAGACCATGCAGGTCGCGCTGCACGAGTCGGTCGGCCGCGCGGTCGCCCGGGCCCGGCTGCGCGGCCCCGGGCTCGAGTTCGACGTGGAGATCGAACCCTGGTTCGTCCAGGGCGACCCGACCGGCCTGGACCGGGCCGTGGTGAACCTGCTCGACAACGCGGTCAAGTTCTCCCCGGCCGGCGGCCGGATCACGGTGCGGCTGCGCGGCGGCGTGTACACCGTGCGCGACCAGGGGCCCGGCATCTCGCCCGAGGACCTTCCCCGGGTATTCGAACGCTTCTACCGCTCGGACTCCGCCCGCCAGCTGCCCGGCTCCGGCCTGGGCCTGGCGATCGTGGCGCAGGTGGCCGAGGAGTCCGGCGGCACGATCCGGCTGCTGCCCGCACCCGGCGGCGGCACCCTGGCCCGGCTCGCCCTGCCCGGCGGCCCGGCCGACCGCGCGATCGAGCCCGGGCCGACCACCTGA
- a CDS encoding GNAT family N-acetyltransferase, with protein sequence MKLEPLHLTAGHYYLRPPEQADQEAIGEALRDADILRWNAGLKMALAPEAERAAMWLRLRAHGWTAGTAAYFVVLDVTGGELLGTVGIRDIDRLPQQGLSSYWTVPAARGRGVAAAALETVSAWAQAPVDFGGLGLIRLSLDHALANQASCRVAEKSGYAFEGVMRSSFLDPDGVRHDSHLHARIAPAR encoded by the coding sequence ATGAAACTCGAACCGCTGCACCTGACCGCCGGCCACTACTACCTGCGTCCGCCGGAGCAGGCCGACCAGGAGGCGATCGGCGAAGCCCTGCGCGACGCCGACATCCTGCGCTGGAACGCCGGCCTGAAGATGGCTCTGGCGCCCGAGGCCGAGCGCGCGGCGATGTGGCTGCGCCTGCGCGCCCACGGCTGGACCGCCGGCACCGCCGCGTACTTCGTCGTGCTGGACGTGACCGGCGGCGAGCTGCTCGGCACCGTCGGCATCCGCGACATCGACCGGCTGCCGCAGCAGGGTCTGTCCTCGTACTGGACCGTGCCCGCCGCCCGCGGCCGAGGCGTGGCCGCCGCCGCGCTCGAGACGGTCAGCGCCTGGGCGCAGGCCCCGGTCGACTTCGGCGGCCTCGGACTGATCCGGCTCTCCCTCGACCACGCGCTGGCCAACCAGGCCTCCTGCCGGGTCGCGGAGAAGAGCGGGTACGCGTTCGAAGGCGTCATGCGCTCCTCGTTCCTCGACCCCGACGGCGTGCGCCACGACTCCCACCTGCACGCCCGGATCGCACCGGCCCGCTGA
- a CDS encoding ABC transporter ATP-binding protein, translating to MYEISGLTKVYQGKGKNEKVHALQGVDVVIPDNDMLAIQGPTGHGKSTLLQLLGGLDRPTGGSLKFDGQEMAKMGEMSLTKLRAQNFGYIFQGFNLIPTLTAQENVETALVPMGVSKAERRERAAKALTDVGLGERLGHLQTELSGGQQQRVAIARALVKEPKVILADEPTGNLDEETRDDIFGLLENLWADRGLTVIMVTHDSALSKRVPRLAQIKHGKLTIKRERAAVAGA from the coding sequence ATGTATGAGATCAGTGGTCTGACCAAGGTTTATCAGGGCAAGGGCAAGAACGAGAAGGTGCACGCGCTTCAGGGTGTGGACGTGGTGATCCCGGACAACGACATGCTCGCGATCCAGGGTCCGACCGGGCATGGGAAGTCGACGCTGCTGCAGTTGCTGGGCGGTCTGGACCGGCCGACGGGCGGTTCGCTGAAGTTCGACGGCCAGGAGATGGCGAAGATGGGGGAGATGTCGCTGACGAAGCTGCGTGCGCAGAACTTCGGCTACATCTTCCAGGGCTTCAACCTGATCCCGACCCTCACCGCGCAGGAGAACGTCGAAACCGCGCTCGTGCCGATGGGTGTCTCCAAGGCCGAGCGGCGCGAGCGGGCCGCGAAGGCGCTGACGGACGTCGGCCTCGGCGAGCGTCTGGGCCACCTGCAGACGGAGCTCTCCGGCGGGCAGCAGCAGCGTGTCGCGATCGCGCGGGCGCTGGTGAAGGAGCCGAAGGTGATCCTGGCCGACGAGCCGACCGGAAACCTCGACGAGGAGACCCGGGACGACATCTTCGGCCTGCTGGAGAACCTGTGGGCGGACCGCGGCCTGACCGTGATCATGGTCACGCACGACTCGGCCCTGTCCAAGCGCGTGCCCCGGCTGGCGCAGATCAAGCACGGCAAGCTCACCATCAAGCGCGAGCGCGCCGCGGTGGCCGGAGCCTAG
- a CDS encoding AAA family ATPase: MKIAPGPMVLVNGLPGAGKSTLARALSRRMALPLFSKDAIKEAYSDVFGIAPGEGRAREEWDLAHGAAASETMWVLAADAPGGAILESWWPRERMSYVEAGLRRAGIAHPMTVLCDVPYDLARQRFVQRVRDGARHPIHRDTTDPADYDRDWKQTEPLSVGPVLRVDTSGSVDLEPVVTWIESCI, translated from the coding sequence GTGAAAATCGCACCGGGACCCATGGTCCTTGTCAACGGGTTGCCCGGAGCGGGCAAATCCACCCTCGCCCGCGCGCTCTCGCGGCGCATGGCCCTGCCGCTCTTCTCCAAGGACGCCATCAAGGAGGCGTACTCGGACGTGTTCGGGATAGCCCCCGGCGAGGGCCGGGCTCGAGAAGAGTGGGATCTGGCGCACGGCGCGGCCGCCTCCGAGACGATGTGGGTGCTCGCGGCCGACGCCCCGGGCGGTGCGATCCTCGAATCCTGGTGGCCGCGCGAGCGGATGTCCTACGTCGAGGCCGGGCTGCGCCGGGCCGGGATAGCGCACCCGATGACCGTGCTCTGCGATGTGCCCTACGACCTGGCCCGGCAGCGCTTCGTGCAGCGGGTGCGCGACGGCGCCCGCCACCCGATCCACCGCGACACCACCGATCCGGCCGACTACGACCGCGATTGGAAGCAGACCGAGCCGCTCTCGGTCGGCCCGGTGCTGCGGGTGGACACGAGTGGATCGGTCGATCTCGAGCCGGTGGTGACGTGGATCGAGTCGTGTATCTGA